The Jannaschia sp. GRR-S6-38 genomic interval GCGCAGCTCGGCCTCCCAATCGGCGAGGCTCTGGTTCTGGCGGGCGTAGATCAGGTCGAAAGACACGCGGTCGCAGACGCTCCGCGCGATATCGACGGCGCGGCGGCCCTCGGCGGCGCTGTGCAGCCGCCCGAGCGCACGCAGATCCGGGTCGTTCAGCGCCTGCAACCCGACGGAGAAGCGGTTCACCCCCGCGCCGACGAACCCGGCGAAGCGATCCGCTTCGACCGAGGTTGGATTGGCCTCCAGCGTGATCTCGATATCGTTTGCCGGGGTCCAGAGGGCCGCCACCCGGTCGAGGATCGCGCCAACGATGCGCGGCTCCATCAGGGATGGCGTGCCGCCGCCGAAGAAGACCGAGGAAAGGACGCGCCCGGGCGTGCGTTCGGCCCAGTGCTCCAGATCACGGAGGTAGGCGGCCAGCCATTCATCCTGGTCGATCCGGCGCGAGACATGGCTGTTGAAGTCGCAATAAGGGCATTTCGCGGCGCAGAACGGCCAATGCAAGTACAGGCCGAAGCCGCCTTCTTGCCAGGGCTCGAGCGCCGTCATCAGGCGCCTCTGAAGGCCGTCACCTCGACCTCGTAGCGCATCTCGGGCTGCATCAGGCCGGCGACCAGCATCGTCGCGGCGGGGCGGATCTGCCCGAGTTCGGCCCCGAGAAGCGGCAGCAGCGCGTCGATATCGGACCGGTCGGCCACGAGGTGCTGGACCCGGACGATATGCTTTGGGGTGAAGCCCGCCTCGGCCAGGACGGAGCGGACGGTGGCGTAGCAATTCGCGACCTGCGTCCCAAGATCGGCGGGCAGCTCCATCGTCGCGTAGTCGTAGCCGGTCACGCCCGCCATGAAACACCAGTCGCCCTGCACCACGGCGCGCGAATAGCCAATCTCCCGCTCGAAGGGCGAGCCGGTGGAGATCAGGCGGCGCGTCACGCCGGGTCCCCGAACACGGCCTGCATCTTCTTCAGGGCGCGGGCGCGGTGGCTGATAGCGTTCTTCTCGTCGGTGGGCATCTCGCCGAAGGTGCGGTCGTGGCCCTCGGGCTGGAAAATCGGGTCATAGCCATGCCCGTCCGCGCCGCGCATCGGCCAGACGATGCGGCCCTCCGCCCGGCCCTCGAACACCTCCTCGTGCCCATCGGGCCAGCGCAGGACCAGCGTGGCGCAGAACCGCGCGGTCCGGGGCTCGGGCGCGGCGCGGGCTTCCAGCTCGCGCCAGGCGCGCTCCATCGCGACGTGGAAATCGCGCCCCTGCCCCGTCTCGGCCCAATCCGCCGTGTGGACGCCGGGCGCGCCGTCCAGGCCGTCGATCTCGATCCCGGAATCGTCGGCCAGCGCGGGCAATCCGGTCGCGTCGACCGCGGCGCGCGCCTTGATGCGGGCATTGCCGACGAAGGTGGCCTCGGTCTCCTCGGGCTCGGGCAGGTCGAAATCTCGGTTCGACTTCACGGTGATGCCGTGCGGGGCGAGCAGGGCACGAAACTCCTCGAGCTTGCCGCGGTTGTGCGTCGCGATCAGGAGCGTATCGCCGTCGAACCGTCTCACGCGGTGGCGGCCTTCTGTGCGGCGACCAGTTCGGCCACGCCCTTTTCGGCCAGCGCCAGAAGCTCACCGAATTCGCCCTTCGAGAAGGTCGAGCCCTCGGCCGAGGCCTGGACCTCGATCATCGAGCCGGCGCCCGTCATGACGAAATTCGCGTCGGTCCCGGCCTGGCTGTCCTCGGGGTAGTCGAGATCGAGCACGGGCTGACCGGCATAGACCCCGCAGGAGACGGCGGCGACATGGTCGGTCAGCGGGTCCGTGATCACATCGCCGGCCTTCATCAGTTTGTTGACCGCCAGGCGCAGCGCGACCCAGCCGCCGGTGATCGCGGCGCAGCGCGTGCCGCCATCGGCCTGCAGCACGTCGCAGTCGACGGTGATCTGCCGCTCGCCCAGGGCGTTGCGGTCGATCCCGGCCCGCAGGCTGCGCCCGATCAGGCGCTGGATCTCCTGCGTGCGGCCCGATTGCTTGCCGGCGGCCGCCTCGCGGCGCATCCGCGTCGTGGTGGCGCGGGGCAGCATGCCGTACTCCGCCGTCACCCAGCCCTGCCCGCCGCCGCGCAGGAAGGGCGGCACCCGTTCTTCCAGCGACGCGGTGCAGAGCACATGCGTGTCGCCGCAGCGGATCAGGCAGGAGCCTTCGGCATGGCGGGTGACGTCGGTCTCGATCGAGATATCGCGCATCTGGTCGAGCGCGCGGCCGGAAGGGCGCATGAAATACTCCTGTCTGCTGTTGCCGTGTCACATGCCCACGGCGCCGGATCCATGCAACCCCGCGATTGACCACGGGGGGCGCGGTGCATAGATCCCGTTCGCCATGACCGCGAACCCGCAAATCCTGTCGGAGTTGAACGACCGTTCCCGCGAGGTGTTCCGCCGCGTGGTCGAGGGCTATCTCGGCACGGGCGATCCGGTGGGCAGCCGCACCCTGACGCGGTCCATGTCCGAGAAGGTCTCGGCCGCGACGATCCGCAACGTGATGCAGGATCTCGAGTTCCTCGGGCTCCTGGAGGCACCGCATATCAGCGCCGGGCGCATCCCCACGCAATCGGGCCTGCGGATGTTCGTCGACGGCCTGCTCGAGGCGCAGCTGGGCGACGAGGATCGCGAGAAGATCGAAGCCAGTCTCGGCGCGTCCGAGGATGACGTGACCGCGATGATGGACCGCGTGGGCAGCGCCCTGTCGGGGATCACGCAGGGCGCGTCGCTGGTGCTGGCACCGAAGCGCGAGGCGCCGATCAAGCATATCGAGTTCGTGTCGCTCGCCGCCGACCGGGCCCTGGTGGTGCTGGTCTTCGCCGACGGCCATGTCGAGAACCGCGTCTTCACGCCGCCGCCCGGGCAGACCCCGTCCTCGATGCGCGAGGCGGCGAACCTGCTCAACGCGATCATCGAGGGGCGGACGATCTCGGACCTGTCGAACCTGATGGCCGAGGAGGTCAGCGCCCGGCGGCAGGAGATCGACGCGCTGGCCCATGACCTGATCGAGAAGGGCCTCGCCGCCTGGGAGAACGAGGGCGAGCGGTCGGAGCGGCTGATCGTGCGCGGACGCTCCAACCTGCTCGGCGAAGGCGCCGACGCCGCCTCGCTGGAGCGTATCCGCAGCCTCTTCGACGACCTGGAGCGCAAGCGCGACATCGCCGATTTCCTGAGCTTGACCGAGGAGGGCGAGGGCGTCCGCATCTTCATCGGCTCGGAGAACAAGTTGTTCTCACTTTCCGGTTCATCTCTGGTGGTTTCTCCCTATATGAACGCGGATCGAAAAATCGTGGGCGCGGTCGGCGTGATCGGCCCCACCCGTCTCAATTACGGGCGAATCGTCCCCATCGTGGACTACACTGCTCAACTGGTCGGACGGATGCTGTCCGGCCCGAAACGATAGAGGATCCGAATGGCAGAGCCGAAGGAAAACCCGTTCCTCGACGACCCGGAGGCCGAGGAGGAGGAATTCGACCTCGACGCCGCGATGGACGAGGACCCGGAGGACTCCGCGAAGTCGGGCCGCGCCGCCATGGAAGCCGTCATCGCCGAGCGCGACGAGATGCGCGATCGCCTGATGCGCGCGCTGGCCGAGGCCGAGAACGTCCGCAAGCGCGCCGCCCGCGACCGGTCGGAAGCCGAGCAATACGGCGGCTCCAAGCTCGCCCGCGACCTGCTGCCGGTCTATGACAACCTGCGCCGCGCGCTGGACGCGGCGGGCGACGCGAATGACGGCGTGGTCGAGGGCATCAAGCTGACCCTCAAGGAGCTGCTGAAGGTCTTCAACAAGCACGGCATCACCATGGTCGCGCCCGAGATCGGCGACCGGTTCGATCCGCAGCACCACGAGGCCATGTTCGAGGCGCCCCTGCCCGACACCAAGGCCGGCGACATCATCCAGGTCGCGGCCGAAGGCTTCCTGCTGCATGATCGCCTGCTGCGCCCCGCGCAGGTCGGCGTGTCAAGCACGCCCGCCGGCTAGGCCTTTCAGCTCGTAGAGCAGGTCCAGCGCCTCGCGCGGGGTCAGCTCGTCGGGAAGAACCTCGCGCAGCCGGTCCTCGGCTGCGCTTTTCGTTTGCGGGGCGGGTGCCGGTGCCGGCGCGGCGCGGAAGAGCGGCAGGTCGTCGATCATCGCGCGGGCCTTGCCCCCGCCCTCGCGCTCGCCCTTCTCAAGCGCGTCGAGGACGGCGCGGGCCCGCTCGACCACGGCCGGGGGCAGGCCCGCGAGCTTGGCCACCTGCACCCCGTAGCTGCGGTCGGCGGCCCCGTCGCGGACCTCGTGCAGGAAGATCACCTCGCCCTCCCATTCGCGCACGGCGACGGTGGCGTTCTCGACCCCGTCGAGCTTGGCGGCGAGCGCCGTCATCTCGTGGTAATGCGTGGCGAAGAGCGCGCGGCAGCGGTTGACGTCGTGCAGATGCTCGAGCGTCGCCCAGGCGATGGACAGCCCGTCATAGGTGGCCGTGCCGCGCCCGATCTCGTCGAGGATCACCAGCGCGCGGTCATCGGCCTGGTTCAGGATCGCGGCCGTCTCGACCATCTCGACCATGAAGGTCGAGCGCCCGCGGGCCAGGTCGTCCGAGGCCCCCACCCGGCTGAAGAGCTGGCTGACCACGCCGATATGCGCGGCCTCGGCCGGGACGAAGGCGCCCATCTGAGCCAGCACGGCGATCAGCGCATTCTGTCGCAGCCATGTCGATTTGCCCGCCATGTTCGGCCCGGTCAGAAGCCGGATTGCGGCGCCGTCCTCGGCCGTAAGCGCGGTATCGTTGGCCACGAAGGGCGCGCCGTCGCGCTTGAGCGCGCGTTCGACCACCGGGTGTCGCCCGGCGCGGACGGCGAAGGCGCGGCTCTCATCGACCTGCGGGCGGCACCAATCCTCGGCCCGGGCGAGGTCGGCGAGCGCTGTAATCACATCCAGCTCCGCCAGCGCCCGGGCTGCGGCGAAGACCGGATCGGCGGCGTCGAGCACGGCCTGGCGCAGCGCCGCGAAGATCCGGGTCTCGATCTCCTGCGCGCGGGCGCCGGCATTGAGGATCTTCGTCTCCAGCTCCGACAGCTCGACCGTGGTGAAGCGGACCTGGTTCGCGGTGGTCTGGCGGTGGATGAAGGCGGCGTCGGCGCGCATCTTCTCGGCATGGGTCGCGGTGGTTTCGACGAAATAGCCCAGCACGTTGTTGTGCTTCACCTTCAGCGAGGCGATGCCGGTGGCTGCAACGTAGTCGGCCTGCAGCCGGGCGATGACGCCGCGGCCCTCGTCGCGCAGCGCGCGCGCCTCGTCGAGCTCGGCATCGAAGCCCGCGGCGATGGCGCCGCCGTCGCGCAGCATCACGGGCGGTTCGGCGACCAGCGCCTGTTCCAGCCGTTCGCTCAGCGCTTCCTCGCCCGCGAGCGCGGCGACGTCGAGCGGTAGATCCGTCTCGAACACGGCGGAAAAGACGCTTTGCCCGGCCGCCAGCCCGTCCCGGATCGCCGCCAGGTCGCGCGGTCCGCCGCGGTCGAGCGACAGGCGCGACAGGGCCCGGTCCATGTCGGGGGCGCGGCGCAGCATGTCGCGGAGCTGCTGGGCCAGCGCATCGTTGCGCACGGCCCAGTCGACCGCGTCGAGCCGGGCGCGGATCGTCTCGACATGCGCCGACGGCGCGGCGACGCGCCGTTCCAGGAGCCGCGCGCCGCCGGCGGTCACGGTCCGGTCGATCGCCCAGAGGAGCGAGCCGTCGCGCCCGCCCCCGGCCCCGCGGGTCAGCTCGAGATTGCGCCGCGTGGCCGCGTCGATCGCCATCATCGCGCCCGCCGCCTCGCGCCGGGGCGGGCGCAGGAGCGGCAGCCGGCCGCGCTGGGTGATCTCGACATATTCGATCAGGGCGCCCATCGCGCCGAGCTCGGCGCGCGAGAACTGCCCGAAGCTGTCGAGCGATTTCACCTTGAATAGAGCCTTCAGGCGGGTTTCGGCCCCGGCGCTGTCGAAGGCGCTGCGGCCCAGCGGCGTCACCGAGGCGCCCTGCTCCTCGGCCACGGTTGCGCCTTCCGCGCCCTCGCCCAGGATCAGCTCGGCCACGCCGAGCCGCGCCAGGTCGGGCCCCAACCGGACGCGCGGACAGGCGGCGACGTGGAACGCGCCGGTCGAGATATCGGCCCAGGCCAGCGCCCCCTCGCCCCGCACCTCGTGGAAGGCCGCGAGGTAGTTATGCGCCCGCGCCTCCAGCAGCGTGTCCTCGGTCAGCGTGCCGGGCGTCACCAGCCGGACGATCCCGCGCTTCACCACCGATTTCGAGCCGCGCTTCTTCGCCTCCTCGGGGCTTTCCAGCTGTTCGCAGACCGCGACGCGGAAGCCCTTGCGGATCAGCGTCATCAGGTAGTTCTCGGCGGAATGGACCGGCACGCCGCACATGGCGATATCCTCGCCCAGATGCTTGCCGCGCTTGGTCAGTGCGATGTCCAGCGCCGCCGACGCCGCCACCGCGTCGTCGAAGAACAGCTCGTAGAAATCGCCCATCCGGTAGAACAGGAGGGCGTCCGGCGCTTCCGCCTTGATCTCGAGATACTGGGCCATCATCGGCGTGACGGACATGGCTTCCCCCCTTCGCGGCGGCGACCCTACCGCCCACCGGAACCCTCCGCTACCGTGAAGCGAAACCGGGGAGGACCGCATGGCCGGACGCACCAAGATCACGCGCGAAGAGGCGCTCGCCTACCATCTGGAGCCGCGGCCCGGGAAGCTGGATATCAGCGCCTCGACCGCGATGGCGACGCAGCGCGATCTGAGCCTGGCCTATTCCCCCGGCGTGGCCGTGCCCTGCGAGGCGATCGCCGCCGATCCCGCCACCGCCTACGACTACACGACCAAGGGGAACCTCGTGGCCGTGATCTCGAACGGGACGGCGGTGCTGGGGCTCGGCAACCTTGGCGCGCTGGCCTCCAAGCCGGTGATGGAAGGCAAGGCGGTGCTGTTCAAGCGCTTCGCCGACGTCAACTCGATCGATATCGAGCTCGACACCGAGGAGGTCGACGAATTCGTCGCCGCGGTGAAGCTGATGGGTCCGAGCTTCGGCGGCATCAACCTCGAGGACATCAAGGCGCCCGAATGCTTCATGATCGAGAGCCGCCTGAAGGAGGAGATGGACATCCCCGTCTTCCACGACGACCAGCACGGCACGGCGGTGATCTGTGCGGCCGGTCTGATCAACGCGCTGCACCTGTCGGGCAAGAAAATCGAGGATGTGAAGATCGTGCTTAACGGCGCGGGCGCGGCGGGGATCGCCTGTATCGAGCTGCTGAAGTCGATGGGCGCGCGGCACGAGAACTGCATCGCCTGCGACACCAAGGGCGTGATCTACCAAGGCCGCACCGAGGGCATGAACCAGTGGAAATCGGCCCATGCGGTCAAGTCCGACCTGCGCACGCTGGAAGAGGCGATGGCCGGGGCGGACGTGTTCCTGGGCGTGTCGGCCAAGGGCGCGGTCACCCAGGCCATGGTCGAGAGCATGGCCGAGGATCCGGTGATCTTCGCGATGGCCAACCCCGACCCCGAGATCACGCCAGAGGAAGCGCATGAGATCCGGCCGGATGCGATCGTGGCGACGGGACGCTCGGATTATCCCAACCAGGTTAACAACGTGCTGGGCTTTCCCTATCTTTTCCGCGGCGCGCTCGACATCCATGCCCGCGCCATCAACGACGAGATGAAGATCGCCTGCGCCGAGGCGCTGGCCGAGCTGGCGCGCGCCGACGTGCCCGACGAGGTGGCGATGGCCTATGGTCGCAAGCTGAGCTTCGGGCGCGACTACATCATCCCGACGCCCTTCGACCCGCGCCTGATCCACGTCATCCCGCCCGCCGTGGCGCGCGCCGGCATGGATACCGGCGTGGCGCGGCGGCCAATCCTCGACATGGACGCCTATACCCACGCCCTGGCCGCGCGGATGGATCCCACGGCCAGCATCGTGCAGGGGATCAGCGCGCGGGCCCGGCAGGCCCAGGCGCGGATGATCTTCGCCGAGGGCGACGACCCCCGCGTGCTGCGCGCGGCGGTCGCCTATCAGCGCTCGGGCTATGGCCGCGCGCTGGTCGTCGGGCGGGCCGAGGACGTGAAGGCCAAGCTCGACGCCGCAGGCCTCGCCGATGCCTCGCGCGAGCTGGAGGTGGTGAACGCCGCCAACACGCTGCATCTCGAGACCTACAAGACCTTCCTCTACCAGCGGCTGCAGCGCGAGGGGTTCGACCGGCAGGACGTGCACCGCCTGGCCAGCCGCGACCGGCATGTCTTCGCCGCGCTGATGCTGGCGCATGAGCATGGCGACGGGCTGGTGACCGGCGCGACGCGCAAATCGGCCCATGCGATGCGGCTGCTCGACCATGTCTTTCCGATCCACGGCAACCCGGAGGCCGTCGGCATCACCGCGCTGCTGCATCGCGGGCGGATCGTCCTGATCGGCGACACGCTGGTCCATGAATGGCCCGACGAGGAGGGGCTGGCGACCATCGCGCAGGCCGGCGCGCGCGTCGCCCGCGCCATGGGACTGGAGCCGCGGGTGGCCTTCGTTAGCTTCTCGACCTTCGGCTACCCGGTCTCCGAGCGTGCCGAGAAGATGCATCACGCCCCCGCGGTGCTGGAGGCGCGGGGCGCGGATTTCGAGTTCGAGGGCGAGATGACCGTCGACGTCGCGCTGAACCCGGAGGTGGCGGCGAACTACCCGTTCTCGCGCCTGACCGGGCCGGCCAACGTGCTGGTGGTGCCGGCGCGGCACTCGGCCAGCATCTCGGTCAAGCTGATGCAGGAGATGGCGGGCGCCACGGTGATCGGCCCGATCCTGACCGGGCTGGACCAGCCGATCCAGATCGCCTCCACCGGATCGACGGCGAGTGATATCCTCAACATGGCGCTGCTC includes:
- a CDS encoding nucleotide exchange factor GrpE, whose translation is MAEPKENPFLDDPEAEEEEFDLDAAMDEDPEDSAKSGRAAMEAVIAERDEMRDRLMRALAEAENVRKRAARDRSEAEQYGGSKLARDLLPVYDNLRRALDAAGDANDGVVEGIKLTLKELLKVFNKHGITMVAPEIGDRFDPQHHEAMFEAPLPDTKAGDIIQVAAEGFLLHDRLLRPAQVGVSSTPAG
- a CDS encoding NADP-dependent malic enzyme translates to MAGRTKITREEALAYHLEPRPGKLDISASTAMATQRDLSLAYSPGVAVPCEAIAADPATAYDYTTKGNLVAVISNGTAVLGLGNLGALASKPVMEGKAVLFKRFADVNSIDIELDTEEVDEFVAAVKLMGPSFGGINLEDIKAPECFMIESRLKEEMDIPVFHDDQHGTAVICAAGLINALHLSGKKIEDVKIVLNGAGAAGIACIELLKSMGARHENCIACDTKGVIYQGRTEGMNQWKSAHAVKSDLRTLEEAMAGADVFLGVSAKGAVTQAMVESMAEDPVIFAMANPDPEITPEEAHEIRPDAIVATGRSDYPNQVNNVLGFPYLFRGALDIHARAINDEMKIACAEALAELARADVPDEVAMAYGRKLSFGRDYIIPTPFDPRLIHVIPPAVARAGMDTGVARRPILDMDAYTHALAARMDPTASIVQGISARARQAQARMIFAEGDDPRVLRAAVAYQRSGYGRALVVGRAEDVKAKLDAAGLADASRELEVVNAANTLHLETYKTFLYQRLQREGFDRQDVHRLASRDRHVFAALMLAHEHGDGLVTGATRKSAHAMRLLDHVFPIHGNPEAVGITALLHRGRIVLIGDTLVHEWPDEEGLATIAQAGARVARAMGLEPRVAFVSFSTFGYPVSERAEKMHHAPAVLEARGADFEFEGEMTVDVALNPEVAANYPFSRLTGPANVLVVPARHSASISVKLMQEMAGATVIGPILTGLDQPIQIASTGSTASDILNMALLAACRVGN
- a CDS encoding RidA family protein — translated: MTRRLISTGSPFEREIGYSRAVVQGDWCFMAGVTGYDYATMELPADLGTQVANCYATVRSVLAEAGFTPKHIVRVQHLVADRSDIDALLPLLGAELGQIRPAATMLVAGLMQPEMRYEVEVTAFRGA
- the hrcA gene encoding heat-inducible transcriptional repressor HrcA, whose product is MTANPQILSELNDRSREVFRRVVEGYLGTGDPVGSRTLTRSMSEKVSAATIRNVMQDLEFLGLLEAPHISAGRIPTQSGLRMFVDGLLEAQLGDEDREKIEASLGASEDDVTAMMDRVGSALSGITQGASLVLAPKREAPIKHIEFVSLAADRALVVLVFADGHVENRVFTPPPGQTPSSMREAANLLNAIIEGRTISDLSNLMAEEVSARRQEIDALAHDLIEKGLAAWENEGERSERLIVRGRSNLLGEGADAASLERIRSLFDDLERKRDIADFLSLTEEGEGVRIFIGSENKLFSLSGSSLVVSPYMNADRKIVGAVGVIGPTRLNYGRIVPIVDYTAQLVGRMLSGPKR
- the mutS gene encoding DNA mismatch repair protein MutS, yielding MSVTPMMAQYLEIKAEAPDALLFYRMGDFYELFFDDAVAASAALDIALTKRGKHLGEDIAMCGVPVHSAENYLMTLIRKGFRVAVCEQLESPEEAKKRGSKSVVKRGIVRLVTPGTLTEDTLLEARAHNYLAAFHEVRGEGALAWADISTGAFHVAACPRVRLGPDLARLGVAELILGEGAEGATVAEEQGASVTPLGRSAFDSAGAETRLKALFKVKSLDSFGQFSRAELGAMGALIEYVEITQRGRLPLLRPPRREAAGAMMAIDAATRRNLELTRGAGGGRDGSLLWAIDRTVTAGGARLLERRVAAPSAHVETIRARLDAVDWAVRNDALAQQLRDMLRRAPDMDRALSRLSLDRGGPRDLAAIRDGLAAGQSVFSAVFETDLPLDVAALAGEEALSERLEQALVAEPPVMLRDGGAIAAGFDAELDEARALRDEGRGVIARLQADYVAATGIASLKVKHNNVLGYFVETTATHAEKMRADAAFIHRQTTANQVRFTTVELSELETKILNAGARAQEIETRIFAALRQAVLDAADPVFAAARALAELDVITALADLARAEDWCRPQVDESRAFAVRAGRHPVVERALKRDGAPFVANDTALTAEDGAAIRLLTGPNMAGKSTWLRQNALIAVLAQMGAFVPAEAAHIGVVSQLFSRVGASDDLARGRSTFMVEMVETAAILNQADDRALVILDEIGRGTATYDGLSIAWATLEHLHDVNRCRALFATHYHEMTALAAKLDGVENATVAVREWEGEVIFLHEVRDGAADRSYGVQVAKLAGLPPAVVERARAVLDALEKGEREGGGKARAMIDDLPLFRAAPAPAPAPQTKSAAEDRLREVLPDELTPREALDLLYELKGLAGGRA
- the rph gene encoding ribonuclease PH gives rise to the protein MRPSGRALDQMRDISIETDVTRHAEGSCLIRCGDTHVLCTASLEERVPPFLRGGGQGWVTAEYGMLPRATTTRMRREAAAGKQSGRTQEIQRLIGRSLRAGIDRNALGERQITVDCDVLQADGGTRCAAITGGWVALRLAVNKLMKAGDVITDPLTDHVAAVSCGVYAGQPVLDLDYPEDSQAGTDANFVMTGAGSMIEVQASAEGSTFSKGEFGELLALAEKGVAELVAAQKAATA
- the rdgB gene encoding RdgB/HAM1 family non-canonical purine NTP pyrophosphatase; the encoded protein is MRRFDGDTLLIATHNRGKLEEFRALLAPHGITVKSNRDFDLPEPEETEATFVGNARIKARAAVDATGLPALADDSGIEIDGLDGAPGVHTADWAETGQGRDFHVAMERAWRELEARAAPEPRTARFCATLVLRWPDGHEEVFEGRAEGRIVWPMRGADGHGYDPIFQPEGHDRTFGEMPTDEKNAISHRARALKKMQAVFGDPA